The Bacteroidota bacterium genome segment GTATGATTGAAAAACAAATCGGACCAAGTCTTTTGTTGGAAGAAATCAACACAGCTGCTTCAAAAGGTCTTTATGATTATATTAAAGATAATAATTTAAGCATTTTAGGTGAGCCTGTTCTTAACGCTGATACTATGATTGACAAAATCGAAAAAGGCTTAGACTACAGTTTCTCCTTTGACTTAGGCTTTGCTCCTGAATTTGACTTAAACATAGGAAAAGGCGATAAATTTACACGTTACGTTGTAGCTGTTCCTGATGCTGAGGTTGAAGAAGAAATTGGCCGTATGCGCAAACGTTTTGGAAAATTAGAGCCTGTTACCAATGCTGAACAAGATAACGATATGGTTTATCTTAATTTGGTAGAATTAGCTGATGATGAAAAAGCATTAGATGGCGGAGTTAAAGCGGATAATGTACCTATGTTACTTTCGGCTGTTAAAAACCCAGAAGCTAAAGCAATATTACAAGGCATTAGCATTGGCGCTAAATCAACCGTAAATATATTTACCTTATTTGATAATGACGAACAAGAAATGAGCCATGCATTAGGTATAGCTAAAGCTGGTGTTTCTGATTTAAACAAATTGTTCAGTTTTGAAGTAGTTGATATTAAACGCAATATTGAAGGTGATATTAACCAAGAATTATTTGATGCAAGCTACGGCCCTGGTGTTATTAATTCTGAGGAAGAATTCAGAGCCCGTATCAAAGAAGATATTAAAGGATTTTACACTGCTCAGGCAGATCATTTAATTGAACATGAAATGATGGATACTTTGGTTGCTAAACACAATGTTACTTTACCTGATACTTTTTTGAAACGTTGGTTAAAAGACAGATATGCTGATAAATTCAATGATGAAAACATGGAAGAAGCATACAAACCTGAAGCTAATTACTTACGTAACCATTTAGTAGAAGAAAAAATATTAGCTGCTAACAATATTAAAATTGAAGAAGAAGATATCAGAGCTGCTGCTATTGAATATACTAAACAAATGTTTGGTGGTTATTCAATGACCGGGTTAAACGAAGATTTAATTAACCAGTTAATTGAACCAAGTTTAAAGAAAGAAGAATACAGAAGCCGTATGATTAATTCAGCTGTTAAAATGAAAGTTAACGAGGCTGTAAAATCAATGATTACTATTGAAGACAAAGAAATAAGCAAAGAAGAGTTTATGACTATTGTGGAAAATCACAATCAAGCTCACCATGCTCATTAATTATTAAATAATTTCAATAAAAAAGCCCTTGATAAAATTTATCAAGGGCTTTTTTATTGCTAGTACAAATACTAGGAAATTACCTAATCCTGTCAGCGCTTTTCACTAATTCGTCATCCTTTTTAATTAGACGCAATACACGCCAGTTAAGGTATAAATTAAAAATCATCAATATAACACCTATGCTTGAATAAGGCATTAGTTTACTAAACTCGAAACCCGGCATATAATTAATGGCTTTTGCAAATAGGGCTGCATAAA includes the following:
- the tig gene encoding trigger factor — translated: MNVTFDKKDALNGTISVKISSEDYLPGVEKKLKDYRKKANIPGFRPGTAPMGMIEKQIGPSLLLEEINTAASKGLYDYIKDNNLSILGEPVLNADTMIDKIEKGLDYSFSFDLGFAPEFDLNIGKGDKFTRYVVAVPDAEVEEEIGRMRKRFGKLEPVTNAEQDNDMVYLNLVELADDEKALDGGVKADNVPMLLSAVKNPEAKAILQGISIGAKSTVNIFTLFDNDEQEMSHALGIAKAGVSDLNKLFSFEVVDIKRNIEGDINQELFDASYGPGVINSEEEFRARIKEDIKGFYTAQADHLIEHEMMDTLVAKHNVTLPDTFLKRWLKDRYADKFNDENMEEAYKPEANYLRNHLVEEKILAANNIKIEEEDIRAAAIEYTKQMFGGYSMTGLNEDLINQLIEPSLKKEEYRSRMINSAVKMKVNEAVKSMITIEDKEISKEEFMTIVENHNQAHHAH